The Actinocatenispora sera genome has a window encoding:
- a CDS encoding UdgX family uracil-DNA binding protein (This protein belongs to the uracil DNA glycosylase superfamily, members of which act in excision repair of DNA. However, it belongs more specifically to UdgX branch, whose founding member was found to bind uracil in DNA (where it does not belong), without cleaving it, appears to promote DNA repair by a pathway involving RecA, rather than base excision.), giving the protein MTEPESAAEFVPDGADLAALRAAAAGCRGCELYRDATQTVFGDGAAAARVMLVGEQPGDKEDRAGEPFVGPAGRLLDRALADAGLDRDRCYLTNAVKHFRFTRAPGKPRLHKKPSVGQINACAPWLTAEYAAVRPAVVVALGATAVRAVLGTRYRVTADRGRLLPCPQAGDGAQAVISTHPSAILRAPDDARAEALAALVSDLRVVVGAIDRR; this is encoded by the coding sequence ATGACCGAGCCGGAGAGCGCCGCAGAGTTCGTCCCGGACGGCGCCGATCTCGCGGCGTTGCGCGCCGCGGCGGCCGGCTGCCGGGGCTGCGAGCTGTACCGGGACGCCACCCAGACGGTGTTCGGCGACGGCGCCGCGGCAGCCCGGGTGATGCTCGTCGGCGAGCAGCCCGGCGACAAGGAGGACCGGGCCGGCGAGCCGTTCGTCGGGCCGGCCGGGCGGTTGCTGGACCGCGCGCTCGCCGACGCCGGGCTCGACCGGGACCGGTGCTACCTGACGAACGCGGTGAAGCACTTCCGGTTCACCCGCGCGCCGGGCAAGCCGCGGCTGCACAAGAAGCCGTCGGTGGGCCAGATCAACGCCTGCGCGCCGTGGCTGACCGCCGAGTACGCGGCGGTACGGCCGGCCGTGGTGGTGGCGCTCGGCGCGACCGCGGTCCGGGCGGTGCTCGGCACCCGGTACCGGGTGACCGCCGATCGAGGCCGGCTGCTGCCGTGCCCGCAGGCGGGCGACGGGGCGCAGGCCGTCATCAGTACCCACCCGTCGGCGATCCTGCGGGCACCCGACGACGCGCGCGCCGAGGCGCTCGCCGCGCTGGTGTCCGACCTGCGGGTGGTCGTCGGCGCGATTGACCGGCGGTGA
- a CDS encoding L-lactate permease, producing the protein MDALAQSFHQPLTPLGGVLGSTLVALVPVAVLLVLLAVVRMSAWRAVLVGSVVTVLLAIFAWHAPVGDVFAAYGLGAASGVWAVDWIVFWGVIIYNIMRVTGAFGAFKDWLVHQATADIRVQTILLAWAFGALMEGLVGFGYPWAVVAPILIGLGVADLAAIRVAAIANNAPVSFGALGAPIVGLAAVTGLPLMDLSASIGKIVAVLALLPPWILIYLVAGKRGLRDGWPLAVVGSLAYIAGQFPVSQWVGPYLPDITGSLVCFAALLVLLRFWRPKRTLGYGGVELPASTMESQGPGIRTAVRGLLPFGILIVVVVAWTGPWSPLPKWVPFKPAIEAIGSLDGKPLSVNWSFAPAIAGTAILVAALIIAAVLRPRPAQIRTVFADTFRQMWGALLVGPLVFGLAYVFNFAGMANSMANGFAKLGVAFIIVAPLLGWIAVALSGSNTSSNAVFGAFQLSVARILGAPPLLFPSLNSVGAEVGKPVAPQTASVGVSTTKFVRNEGEVIRYNLGWTLVILVWLVLVGLLYYFVFPDTMRL; encoded by the coding sequence ATGGACGCTCTTGCGCAGTCCTTCCACCAACCGTTGACCCCGCTCGGCGGGGTCCTGGGATCCACCCTGGTCGCACTCGTGCCGGTCGCGGTGCTGCTGGTGCTGCTCGCGGTGGTACGCATGTCCGCCTGGCGCGCGGTACTGGTCGGCTCCGTGGTCACCGTGCTGCTCGCGATCTTCGCCTGGCACGCCCCGGTCGGCGACGTGTTCGCCGCGTACGGCCTCGGCGCCGCGAGCGGTGTCTGGGCGGTCGACTGGATCGTGTTCTGGGGCGTGATCATCTACAACATCATGCGGGTCACCGGCGCGTTCGGTGCGTTCAAGGACTGGCTGGTGCACCAGGCGACCGCCGACATCCGGGTGCAGACGATCCTGCTCGCCTGGGCGTTCGGCGCGCTGATGGAGGGGCTGGTCGGCTTCGGCTACCCGTGGGCGGTGGTGGCGCCGATCCTGATCGGCCTGGGCGTGGCCGACCTCGCCGCGATCCGGGTCGCCGCCATCGCGAACAACGCGCCGGTCTCGTTCGGCGCGCTCGGCGCCCCGATCGTCGGACTGGCCGCGGTCACCGGGCTGCCGCTGATGGACCTGTCCGCCTCCATCGGCAAGATCGTCGCGGTACTGGCGCTGCTGCCGCCGTGGATCCTGATCTACCTGGTGGCGGGCAAGCGCGGGTTGCGGGACGGCTGGCCCCTCGCCGTGGTCGGCTCGCTCGCCTACATCGCCGGCCAGTTCCCGGTGTCGCAGTGGGTCGGCCCGTACCTGCCGGACATCACCGGTTCGCTGGTCTGCTTCGCCGCGTTGCTGGTACTGCTGAGGTTCTGGCGGCCGAAGCGGACCCTCGGCTACGGCGGGGTCGAGCTGCCGGCGTCCACTATGGAGTCTCAGGGGCCCGGGATCCGCACCGCGGTGCGCGGGCTCCTCCCGTTCGGGATCCTGATCGTGGTCGTGGTGGCGTGGACCGGGCCGTGGTCGCCGCTGCCCAAGTGGGTGCCGTTCAAGCCGGCCATCGAGGCGATCGGTTCGCTGGACGGCAAGCCGCTGTCGGTGAACTGGTCGTTCGCCCCGGCGATCGCCGGGACCGCGATCCTCGTGGCGGCGCTGATCATCGCCGCGGTCCTGCGGCCGCGGCCGGCGCAGATCCGTACCGTGTTCGCCGACACGTTCCGGCAGATGTGGGGCGCGCTGCTGGTCGGGCCGCTGGTGTTCGGCCTGGCGTACGTGTTCAACTTCGCCGGCATGGCCAACTCGATGGCGAACGGGTTCGCCAAGCTCGGCGTCGCGTTCATCATCGTCGCGCCGCTGCTGGGCTGGATCGCGGTCGCCCTGTCCGGCTCGAACACCTCGTCCAACGCCGTGTTCGGCGCGTTCCAGCTGTCCGTGGCGCGCATCCTGGGCGCGCCGCCGCTGCTGTTCCCGTCGCTGAACTCGGTCGGCGCCGAGGTCGGCAAGCCGGTGGCGCCGCAGACCGCGAGCGTCGGGGTGTCCACCACCAAGTTCGTCCGCAACGAGGGCGAGGTCATCCGGTACAACCTGGGCTGGACGCTGGTGATCCTGGTCTGGCTGGTGCTGGTCGGCCTGCTCTACTACTTCGTCTTCCCGGACACCATGCGCCTGTGA
- a CDS encoding TIGR03086 family metal-binding protein has product MHIDSLVELDRRAVRASAEVVRRVTPADLIRPTPCGDWDLAALLAHMTGQHRGFAAAAAGRGDDLAAWRPVLAADPVAAHLAAADQVLTAFAAPGLDRRRFTLPEITRAPDFPATQAIGFHLVDYVVHGWDVATALGLDTPPLDDAVLAAALRIARAVPDGSERLAPGAAFAPAHQVPAGTATFDEILLLLGRRPGPA; this is encoded by the coding sequence ATGCACATTGATTCGCTGGTCGAGCTGGACCGCCGCGCCGTCCGTGCCAGTGCCGAGGTCGTCCGCCGGGTGACACCGGCCGACCTGATCCGGCCCACCCCGTGCGGCGACTGGGACCTCGCCGCGCTGCTGGCTCACATGACCGGGCAGCACCGCGGCTTCGCGGCGGCCGCCGCCGGACGCGGCGACGACCTCGCGGCCTGGCGACCGGTGCTCGCGGCTGACCCCGTCGCCGCCCACCTGGCCGCCGCCGACCAGGTGCTCACCGCCTTCGCGGCGCCCGGTCTCGACCGCCGGCGGTTCACCCTGCCGGAGATCACCCGCGCGCCGGACTTCCCTGCCACGCAGGCGATCGGCTTCCACCTGGTCGACTACGTCGTGCACGGCTGGGACGTCGCCACCGCCCTCGGCCTCGACACCCCGCCGCTCGACGACGCGGTGCTCGCGGCCGCGCTGCGCATCGCCCGCGCGGTACCGGACGGGTCCGAGCGGCTCGCGCCCGGCGCCGCATTCGCCCCGGCCCATCAGGTACCCGCCGGGACGGCGACGTTCGACGAGATCCTGCTGCTCCTCGGCCGCCGGCCCGGGCCGGCCTGA
- a CDS encoding MarR family winged helix-turn-helix transcriptional regulator, whose translation MAEPANRPDLAAMIVPLGRSLMAAEQPILAAHDLTMWGYVVLSHLRGTPTRTQAALADAIGADRTRIIGVLDELQQRGLIRREPDPTDRRVRLLSLTAAGRRLRDTASAAIQRNEERLLAALPPADRRALLRSLRTLAALPRDRIVGTA comes from the coding sequence ATGGCCGAGCCCGCGAACCGACCCGACCTGGCCGCGATGATCGTGCCGCTCGGCAGGTCCCTGATGGCGGCCGAACAGCCGATCCTCGCCGCGCACGACCTGACGATGTGGGGCTACGTGGTGCTCAGCCACCTGCGCGGCACCCCGACCCGGACCCAGGCGGCGCTCGCCGACGCGATCGGCGCCGACCGCACCCGGATCATCGGGGTACTGGACGAGTTGCAGCAGCGCGGGCTCATCCGGCGCGAACCCGACCCGACCGACCGCCGGGTGCGGCTGCTGTCGCTGACCGCGGCCGGTCGCCGGTTGCGCGACACCGCCAGCGCCGCGATCCAGCGCAACGAGGAGCGCCTGCTCGCCGCGCTACCGCCCGCCGACCGCCGGGCGCTGCTGCGATCGTTGCGCACACTCGCCGCCCTGCCCCGGGACCGGATCGTCGGCACCGCCTGA
- a CDS encoding DUF2277 domain-containing protein has product MCRSIKTLRPPYATEVTDADVRAAALQYVRKISGFRAPAAHNQEAFDRAVAEIAHATQHLLDHLEIRGQAAS; this is encoded by the coding sequence ATGTGCCGAAGCATCAAGACCCTGCGCCCGCCGTACGCGACCGAGGTCACCGACGCCGACGTGCGCGCCGCCGCTCTGCAGTACGTGCGGAAGATCAGCGGCTTCCGCGCCCCGGCGGCGCACAACCAGGAGGCGTTCGACCGGGCCGTCGCCGAGATCGCGCACGCCACCCAGCACCTGCTCGACCACCTCGAAATCCGCGGTCAGGCCGCCTCCTGA
- a CDS encoding MaoC family dehydratase encodes MNHSGKTFVHPTEKGAVQTVTRYFEDHAVGDRRVSTGRTITESDIVLHAGQTGDWFPHHVDAQWCAEQEFGQRIAHGTLILSVAVGMTAGDINPASVSYGYDRIRFVAPVFIGDTIHVEARITELRDHRSRTDVGFVDELVTVTNQHEAVVLVLTHLYLVQRRPAGDPA; translated from the coding sequence TTGAACCACTCAGGTAAAACGTTTGTTCACCCGACGGAGAAGGGCGCCGTGCAGACAGTCACGCGGTACTTCGAGGACCACGCGGTCGGGGATCGGCGGGTGAGCACCGGCCGGACGATCACCGAGTCGGACATCGTCCTGCACGCCGGGCAGACCGGCGACTGGTTCCCGCACCACGTCGACGCGCAGTGGTGCGCCGAGCAGGAGTTCGGCCAGCGGATCGCGCACGGCACCCTGATCCTGTCGGTCGCGGTCGGGATGACCGCCGGCGACATCAACCCGGCCTCGGTCAGCTACGGCTACGACCGGATCCGGTTCGTCGCGCCGGTGTTCATCGGCGACACGATCCACGTCGAGGCCCGGATCACCGAGTTGCGCGACCACCGCAGCCGCACCGACGTCGGCTTCGTCGACGAGCTGGTCACCGTCACCAACCAGCACGAGGCGGTGGTGCTCGTGCTCACGCACCTCTACCTGGTGCAGCGGCGGCCGGCCGGGGACCCCGCATGA
- a CDS encoding LacI family DNA-binding transcriptional regulator, producing the protein MSRRPSLSDVAKRAEVSVSLVSRILSGDATVRARPETQQRVHEVAAELGYQPHGAARALRLSRAGALGLVVHEVSNPIHAEIIRGAQAAATAAGQVLLLSDAPELAANADAFAQLVGTGRIDGLMWQGSGEDYDDELVARAARQLPTVLVNSRPRAGVPALRLDDEAAAWLAVEHLIELGHRHIAYVGGRPGADLTERRYAGYVGALRDHDLSVRPEWTVEREWDAPAGHAAMAQLLAADPRPTAVFVANVVVAVGALAAAREAGVAVPEQLSVIAVHDAWFVAHGAPPLTTVRLPLDRLGAEAVQRLLSGEAGPAPAGDPATERGIVLADPPPKLLVRGSTTRPEGMR; encoded by the coding sequence ATGAGCCGCCGACCCAGCCTGTCCGACGTGGCGAAGCGGGCCGAGGTGTCGGTGTCGCTGGTGTCGCGCATCCTGTCCGGCGACGCCACGGTACGGGCGCGTCCCGAGACGCAGCAGCGGGTGCACGAGGTCGCCGCCGAGCTGGGGTACCAGCCGCACGGCGCGGCCCGGGCGCTGCGGCTGTCCCGGGCCGGTGCGCTGGGGTTGGTCGTCCACGAGGTGTCCAACCCGATCCACGCCGAGATCATCCGCGGCGCGCAGGCCGCCGCGACCGCCGCCGGCCAGGTACTGCTGCTGTCGGACGCGCCGGAGCTCGCCGCCAACGCCGACGCCTTCGCCCAGCTGGTCGGTACCGGCCGGATCGACGGGTTGATGTGGCAGGGCAGCGGCGAGGACTACGACGACGAGCTGGTCGCCCGCGCCGCCCGGCAGCTGCCGACGGTACTGGTCAACAGCCGGCCGCGGGCCGGCGTACCGGCGCTGCGGCTGGACGACGAGGCCGCCGCGTGGCTGGCGGTCGAGCACCTGATCGAGCTGGGCCACCGCCACATCGCCTACGTCGGCGGCCGGCCCGGCGCCGACCTGACCGAGCGGCGGTACGCCGGCTACGTCGGCGCGCTCCGCGACCACGACCTGTCGGTCCGTCCGGAGTGGACGGTCGAGCGGGAGTGGGACGCACCGGCCGGGCACGCCGCGATGGCCCAGCTGCTCGCCGCCGATCCGCGGCCGACCGCGGTGTTCGTGGCGAACGTGGTGGTCGCGGTCGGCGCGCTCGCCGCCGCGCGGGAGGCCGGCGTCGCGGTACCCGAACAGCTGTCGGTGATCGCCGTGCACGACGCCTGGTTCGTCGCGCACGGCGCGCCGCCGCTGACCACCGTGCGGCTGCCGCTGGACCGGCTCGGCGCGGAGGCGGTCCAGCGGCTGCTGTCCGGCGAGGCCGGCCCCGCCCCCGCGGGCGATCCCGCCACCGAGCGGGGAATCGTGCTCGCCGACCCGCCGCCGAAGCTGCTGGTCCGTGGCTCCACCACCCGACCCGAAGGGATGCGCTGA
- a CDS encoding extracellular solute-binding protein translates to MTWNHRRGLAPLLAATERFGVPIRWEARSLREFEDVPVADLAARYDLIAVDHPHVGQAAATGAFLPLDGALPAGVLDAQRAGSVGPSFASYTWQGRQWALPMDAAAQVSAYRPDLLPAPPRRWDEALELLRDGAVTGLLPANPTHLWSSFLSLCHQHASLAAGPAVSGGSGPSGGPGVVDTAGPDSRPDWWPADGIEPDVAAGALTQLRAVLAVADPASLDSDPIQVLDEMATGDRIGYAPLIFGYVNYARPTAGRRLVRFADAPSASGAPVGTMLGGVGLAVSARCADPDAALRFAAAVVDPAFQAGGYASAGGQPGHRAAWTDPAVNAASTDFFVATLSTLDRSFLRGRDAGYPAFQRAAGEALHAGIRRGDGDRKILAAIRQRWQRR, encoded by the coding sequence ATGACCTGGAACCACCGCCGCGGCCTGGCGCCGCTGCTCGCGGCGACCGAACGGTTCGGCGTACCGATCCGCTGGGAGGCGCGGTCGCTGCGCGAGTTCGAGGACGTACCGGTGGCCGACCTCGCCGCGAGGTACGACCTGATCGCCGTCGACCACCCGCACGTCGGTCAGGCCGCCGCCACCGGTGCGTTCCTGCCGCTGGACGGGGCGCTGCCGGCGGGCGTGCTCGACGCGCAGCGGGCCGGCAGCGTCGGGCCCAGCTTCGCCAGCTACACCTGGCAGGGCCGGCAGTGGGCGCTACCGATGGACGCCGCGGCGCAGGTCAGCGCGTACCGGCCGGATCTGCTGCCGGCACCGCCGAGGCGCTGGGACGAGGCGCTGGAGCTGCTGCGCGACGGGGCGGTGACCGGCCTGCTGCCGGCGAACCCGACCCACCTGTGGTCGAGCTTCCTGTCGCTGTGCCACCAGCACGCGTCACTCGCCGCCGGTCCGGCGGTCTCCGGTGGCTCCGGCCCGTCCGGCGGACCCGGCGTGGTCGATACGGCCGGGCCCGACTCGCGGCCGGACTGGTGGCCGGCCGACGGGATCGAGCCGGACGTCGCCGCCGGCGCGTTGACCCAGCTGCGCGCGGTACTCGCGGTCGCCGACCCGGCGTCGCTGGACAGCGATCCGATCCAGGTGCTGGACGAGATGGCGACCGGCGACCGGATCGGCTACGCGCCACTGATCTTCGGCTACGTCAACTACGCCCGGCCGACCGCCGGACGGCGGCTGGTCCGGTTCGCCGACGCGCCCAGCGCCAGCGGCGCCCCGGTCGGCACCATGCTCGGCGGCGTCGGGCTGGCCGTCTCGGCCCGCTGCGCCGACCCGGACGCCGCGCTGCGGTTCGCCGCCGCGGTGGTCGATCCGGCGTTCCAGGCCGGCGGGTACGCGAGCGCCGGCGGGCAGCCCGGCCACCGCGCGGCGTGGACCGACCCGGCCGTCAACGCCGCCAGTACCGACTTCTTCGTCGCCACGCTGTCCACACTGGACAGATCGTTCCTGCGCGGCCGGGACGCCGGTTATCCGGCCTTCCAGCGCGCCGCCGGCGAGGCGTTGCATGCCGGGATCCGGCGCGGCGACGGCGACCGCAAGATCCTCGCCGCGATCCGGCAACGGTGGCAGCGCCGATGA
- a CDS encoding AMP-binding protein, giving the protein MSETTLAGLTRRAHERYAAAPALLTPAGWWGFAELGAAARRTAYRLARLGLRPGDRVLLALANSAVLMVCEHALFGSGVVRVAVSERLHPREIAGIAADCAAALVICEDGAAAAVRALVAPAPPGTGTPAGHRDGEPPAKGGPGAAGGARGPVVLTADEAAELAAPGVPDRWPDWPLPGVDDLAALMYTSGSTGQPKGAMVSQRGWVAMLRGFWTALPPLGPGDVAVHAAPMSHFGGSVGTAVALRGGASVPVRRFDAGSVLDTVARHRATVLPSVPTILKALTEAAAGRTDLGSLRAIPYGGSGISAPAAARAHQAFGAVLYQCYGLSEALAPVTVLDARDHAAGGDRLASAGRPTPEVELRIVPVEPDPPTGPPAGAEPGANPGPPDAPAASGVDGVVGEVWLRGACVLPGYWDRPAATAAARTADGWFRTGDIGRIDAAGYLYLVDRISDVIVSGGFTVYPSEVERAIAELPEVADVVVFGIPHERWGEAVAALVVPGAGTRLSTADVVQACRDRLASYKKPLQVEIAAALPTSSTGKVARRALRAAAWARHERHVGE; this is encoded by the coding sequence ATGAGCGAAACGACGCTGGCCGGGCTGACCCGGCGCGCGCACGAGCGGTACGCGGCGGCCCCGGCGCTGCTCACCCCCGCCGGCTGGTGGGGCTTCGCCGAGCTGGGCGCGGCGGCCCGGCGCACCGCGTACCGGTTGGCGCGGCTCGGGTTGCGGCCCGGCGACCGGGTGCTGCTCGCGCTCGCCAACTCCGCGGTGCTGATGGTCTGCGAGCACGCCCTGTTCGGCAGCGGTGTGGTCCGGGTGGCGGTGTCCGAGCGGCTGCACCCGCGCGAGATCGCCGGCATCGCGGCCGACTGCGCGGCGGCGCTGGTGATCTGCGAGGACGGCGCCGCGGCAGCGGTCCGCGCGCTGGTTGCGCCGGCACCGCCCGGGACCGGAACGCCGGCCGGGCACCGCGACGGTGAACCACCGGCGAAGGGCGGTCCCGGAGCGGCGGGCGGGGCTCGCGGCCCGGTGGTGCTCACGGCGGACGAGGCCGCCGAGCTGGCGGCGCCCGGCGTACCGGACCGGTGGCCGGACTGGCCGCTGCCCGGCGTCGACGACCTTGCCGCGTTGATGTACACGTCCGGCTCGACCGGGCAGCCGAAGGGCGCGATGGTCAGTCAGCGCGGCTGGGTGGCCATGCTGCGCGGGTTCTGGACCGCGCTGCCGCCGCTCGGGCCCGGTGACGTCGCGGTACACGCGGCGCCGATGAGCCACTTCGGCGGGTCGGTCGGCACCGCGGTCGCGTTGCGCGGCGGCGCGTCGGTGCCGGTACGCCGGTTCGACGCCGGGTCGGTGCTGGACACGGTGGCACGGCACCGGGCGACGGTACTGCCCAGCGTGCCGACGATACTCAAGGCGCTCACCGAGGCGGCCGCCGGGCGCACCGATCTCGGTTCGCTGCGCGCGATCCCGTACGGCGGGTCGGGCATCTCGGCGCCCGCCGCGGCGCGGGCGCACCAGGCGTTCGGCGCGGTGCTCTACCAGTGCTACGGCCTGAGCGAGGCGCTCGCCCCGGTCACCGTGCTGGACGCCCGCGACCACGCCGCCGGCGGCGACCGGCTGGCCTCGGCCGGTCGCCCGACACCCGAGGTCGAGCTCCGCATCGTCCCGGTCGAGCCGGATCCGCCGACCGGGCCTCCCGCCGGCGCCGAACCGGGTGCAAACCCCGGTCCGCCCGACGCTCCGGCAGCGTCCGGTGTGGACGGTGTGGTCGGCGAGGTGTGGCTGCGCGGTGCCTGCGTGCTGCCCGGCTACTGGGACCGGCCGGCGGCGACCGCCGCGGCACGCACCGCGGATGGCTGGTTTCGTACCGGCGACATCGGCCGCATCGACGCGGCCGGCTACCTGTACCTGGTCGACCGGATCTCGGACGTGATCGTGTCCGGCGGCTTCACCGTCTATCCGTCCGAAGTGGAGCGTGCCATCGCCGAACTGCCCGAGGTCGCCGACGTGGTCGTCTTCGGGATACCGCACGAGCGGTGGGGCGAGGCCGTCGCGGCGCTGGTGGTACCCGGCGCCGGCACCCGACTGTCCACGGCGGACGTCGTCCAGGCCTGCCGGGACCGGTTGGCGAGCTACAAGAAACCGTTGCAGGTCGAGATCGCCGCGGCGCTGCCCACCTCCAGTACCGGCAAGGTCGCCCGCCGCGCGCTGCGCGCCGCGGCCTGGGCCCGGCACGAGCGACACGTCGGCGAGTGA
- a CDS encoding MFS transporter, producing the protein MTARTPVAAGESRFRYRWAVLSMNFLVLGLNYADRAAIGVAAPLIIAKYGFSKGTWGWIAAVFSLGYAPFCFVGGATSDRFGPRKVMALAVGWWSLFTALTAAGFGFVSFMIIRFLFGFGEGPQASVTAKTMSNWFPQRKLGTSLGLSQASTPLGGAVGTPIVVALIEAFGGNWRAPFIILGAIGILFLIGWWVVVRDRPEAHPWVRPVEVEEMRTDAAAHEQAAVGADEPERSLFGYLRMPIVLATALTYFGYSWVLFTFLTWFPDFLHEAHHLDLSQIALTGSIPWLCGFVGLALGGVFTDALGRRIGLFNSRKWTTVVGLLLVACAFGPVGIVRSAYGAVALMAVTVFILYIVGAQFFAIIGPVIPFRRFGTVSGFVHFIANIAGIIAPIVLGYVVDATDSWELSFVVSAIVVAVPAILLAVLGRDRRRDAPSTEPAAAAAPSRGDR; encoded by the coding sequence ATGACAGCAAGGACCCCGGTAGCCGCCGGCGAGAGCCGGTTCCGGTACCGCTGGGCGGTACTGAGCATGAACTTCCTGGTGCTCGGGCTCAACTACGCCGACCGGGCGGCGATCGGTGTGGCCGCACCGCTGATCATCGCCAAGTACGGCTTCAGCAAGGGCACCTGGGGCTGGATCGCCGCGGTGTTCTCGCTCGGCTACGCCCCGTTCTGCTTCGTCGGCGGCGCCACCTCGGACCGGTTCGGGCCGCGCAAGGTGATGGCACTCGCGGTCGGCTGGTGGTCGCTGTTCACCGCGCTGACCGCGGCCGGGTTCGGCTTCGTCAGCTTCATGATCATCCGGTTCCTGTTCGGCTTCGGTGAGGGGCCGCAGGCGTCGGTGACCGCGAAGACCATGTCGAACTGGTTCCCGCAGCGCAAGCTCGGCACCTCGCTGGGGCTGTCGCAGGCGTCCACGCCGCTTGGCGGGGCGGTCGGCACCCCGATCGTGGTGGCGCTGATCGAGGCGTTCGGCGGCAACTGGCGCGCTCCGTTCATCATCCTCGGCGCGATCGGGATCCTGTTCCTGATCGGCTGGTGGGTCGTCGTCCGGGACCGCCCGGAGGCGCACCCGTGGGTACGGCCGGTCGAGGTCGAGGAGATGCGGACCGACGCCGCGGCGCACGAGCAGGCCGCGGTCGGTGCCGACGAGCCGGAGCGCAGCCTGTTCGGGTACCTGCGGATGCCGATCGTGCTCGCCACCGCGCTGACCTACTTCGGCTACAGCTGGGTGCTGTTCACGTTCCTCACCTGGTTCCCCGACTTCCTGCACGAGGCGCACCACCTGGACCTGTCGCAGATCGCGCTGACCGGCTCGATCCCGTGGCTGTGCGGGTTCGTCGGGCTGGCGCTGGGCGGCGTGTTCACCGACGCGCTGGGCCGCCGGATCGGCCTGTTCAACTCCCGCAAGTGGACCACGGTCGTCGGGCTGCTGCTGGTCGCCTGCGCGTTCGGCCCGGTCGGCATCGTCCGCTCCGCCTACGGCGCGGTGGCGTTGATGGCCGTCACCGTGTTCATCCTGTACATCGTCGGGGCGCAGTTCTTCGCCATCATCGGCCCGGTGATCCCGTTCCGCCGGTTCGGCACGGTGTCCGGGTTCGTGCACTTCATCGCGAACATCGCCGGCATCATCGCGCCGATCGTGCTGGGCTACGTGGTGGACGCCACCGACTCCTGGGAGCTGTCGTTCGTGGTGTCCGCGATCGTCGTCGCGGTACCGGCCATCCTGCTCGCCGTACTCGGCCGGGACCGCCGCAGGGACGCGCCGAGCACCGAACCCGCCGCCGCGGCGGCGCCGTCGAGAGGGGACCGCTGA